In Fusarium oxysporum f. sp. lycopersici 4287 chromosome 2, whole genome shotgun sequence, a genomic segment contains:
- a CDS encoding hypothetical protein (At least one base has a quality score < 10), whose protein sequence is MSPQSSAPVQRTAPIAIAPKPPRPEPSAYRQDSFHRLEMGHGVASSAPVEGSSFNASSIPPCLSCRYSRVNCILNDDDDCCIQCQAAGSECSLSSSPQSRKRKLHGEASDDIIGKRSSPGLASRRRNHNSSLSSTAASSSFLEEMANVGGPTMLKRTLGLQDDRYSQYIGPTTDFEPSLINLSSFDPHDESLLSRGTLRKVSEHDTFLMLPDSSTPGHEHVTQDADHVESIVAPHGRRLIDIYFRVVHPGFPIIQKHVFMEKYERSYREFSPPLLAAVYILAINWWDQSEELAGLPRPNVRELESIVRTTLDEATFRPKLSTIQAGLLLSQRPEGDQWAPTAQLVALGHELGLHLDCTGWKIPPWEKGLRKRLAWALYMQDKWGALVHGRPSHIFATNWGVQPLTANDFPDVEWDENDPEEKLDIEKGRVLFTRVVQLSEILSEILDTFYTLQAMNTVANAGKQGTQLVLSLAKPIQLKLKEWYGGLPQLIRLDSSYSSLNPSSNRLSSIGYLHLAYFAAEITLHRRIIRSLASPSSSVDSYVQHICRSAAKARLISAMDFVNRLGPNHLRSFWYFASKTNFALIGTFGSLLWATSPGREEADWYRRRLGEYRWTLSVSSKPGEGKGLTEFAMTMLDISTGLLKQLPEKPSMSRNGSHADLSVSAPPIFSGGILDSLGTRPSAPEMSAMYSPRTDDEEEEEEIDSSDDDMEDYPTRM, encoded by the exons ATGTCTCCCCAGTCCTCAGCCCCGGTCCAGAGGACGGCGCCTATCGCCATTGCTCCTAAACCTCCTCGGCCAGAGCCATCTGCTTATCGCCAGGACAGCTTCCATAGGCTCGAGATGGGTCACGGAGTCGCCAGCTCTGCACCCGTTGAGGGTTCATCCTTCAACGCCTCCTCCATCCCACCTTGTCTATCATGTCGGTACTCTCGCGTCAACTGCATCCTtaacgacgacgacgactgTTGCATCCAGTGCCAAGCTGCGGGCTCCGAATGTTCCCTTTCATCCAGCCCTCAGTCCCGAAAAAGGAAGCTTCATGGTGAGGCTAGTGATGATATTATCGGGAAAAGAAG TTCACCGGGTCTCGCATCTAGGCGACGAAACCATAACTCAAGCCTTTCCAGCACCGCCGCTAGCAGTTCGTTCCTGGAGGAGATGGCCAATGTTGGCGGCCCGACCATGCTTAAACGTACGCTCGGCCTCCAGGATGATCGCTACAGCCAGTACATTGGTCCTACTACAGACTTTGAACCTtcactcatcaacctctcctCCTTTGATCCCCATGACGAAAGTCTACTATCAAGAGGCACTCTTCGCAAAGTCAGCGAACACGATACTTTCTTGATGCTTCCTGACTCCAGCACTCCAGGACACGAACATGTGACGCAAGACGCCGATCATGTCGAATCCATCGTGGCACCCCACGGCAGACGTCTCATCGACATATACTTTCGAGTCGTGCACCCAGGATTTCCTATCATCCAAAAACATGTCTTCATGGAAAAGTATGAAAGATCTTACCGAGAGTTTTCGCCACCATTACTAGCAGCTGTGTACATCCTTGCCATCAATTGGTGGGACCAAAGTGAGGAACTGGCTGGTTTGCCACGACCCAATGTTAGAGAGCTCGAGAGCATCGTCCGTACAactcttgatgaagccacTTTTCGACCCAAGCTTTCAACTATTCAGGCCGGTCTACTTCTTTCCCAGAGGCCCGAGGGTGACCAGTGGGCCCCTACCGCCCAACTTGTTGCACTTGGTCATGAATTGGGGTTGCACTTGGATTGTACTGGTTGGAAAATACCACCGTGGGAGAAGGGCCTGAGAAAACGATTGGCTTGGGCACTTTACATGCAGGACAAATGGGGTGCCCTCGTTCACGGGCGGCCATCACACATTTTTGCTACTAACTGGGGCGTTCAGCCTCTAACAGCAAATGACTTTCCTGACGTCGAATGGGACGAGAACGACCcggaggagaagctcgatATTGAGAAGGGAAGGGTGTTATTTACACGAGTGGTACAACTTTCGGAAATACTCTCCGAAATTCTGGACACTTTCTATACTCTTCAAGCCATGAACACGGTTGCAAATGCAGGTAAACAAGGGACGCAGCTAGTTTTGTCGCTTGCGAAACCCATTCAGCTCAAATTGAAGGAGTGGTACGGAGGCCTACCGCAATTGATTCGCCTCGACTCTTCGTACTCTTCTCTTAACCCTTCATCAAACAGGTTGTCGAGTATTGGATATCTCCATCTGGCATACTTTGCGGCCGAAATTACGCTCCATAGACGAATCATCCGATCATTGGCTTCTCCGTCTAGCTCTGTCGACTCATACGTACAGCACATCTGTCGCAGTGCCGCCAAAGCACGCCTCATCTCTGCCATGGACTTTGTCAACAGACTTGGACCCAACCATTTGCGTTCGTTTTGGTACTTCGCTTCCAAGACTAACTTTGCATTGATTGGCACATTTGGATCTCTCCTTTGGGCAACATCACCTGGGCGCGAGGAAGCGGATTGGTATCGAAGACGTTTGGGAGAGTATAGATGGACTCTCTCAGTTAGCTCGAAACCTGGGGAAGGCAAGGGTTTGACTGAGTTTGCCATGACAATGTTGGATATCTCCACGGGCCTGCTCAAGCAGCTCCCCGAAAAACCCTCCATGAGTAGGAATGGGAGTCATGCGGACCTTTCGGTTTCCGCGCCACCCATTTTCAGTGGTGGCATTCTTGACAGCTTGGGCACCAGGCCCAGTGCGCCAGAAATGAGCGCCATGTATAGTCCACGGAcggatgatgaggaagaagaggaggagataGACAGCAGTGACGATGACATGGAAGACTATCCTACACGGATGTAA
- a CDS encoding hypothetical protein (At least one base has a quality score < 10), protein MANVGGPTMLKRTLGLQDDRYSQYIGPTTDFEPSLINLSSFDPHDESLLSRGTLRKVSEHDTFLMLPDSSTPGHEHVTQDADHVESIVAPHGRRLIDIYFRVVHPGFPIIQKHVFMEKYERSYREFSPPLLAAVYILAINWWDQSEELAGLPRPNVRELESIVRTTLDEATFRPKLSTIQAGLLLSQRPEGDQWAPTAQLVALGHELGLHLDCTGWKIPPWEKGLRKRLAWALYMQDKWGALVHGRPSHIFATNWGVQPLTANDFPDVEWDENDPEEKLDIEKGRVLFTRVVQLSEILSEILDTFYTLQAMNTVANAGKQGTQLVLSLAKPIQLKLKEWYGGLPQLIRLDSSYSSLNPSSNRLSSIGYLHLAYFAAEITLHRRIIRSLASPSSSVDSYVQHICRSAAKARLISAMDFVNRLGPNHLRSFWYFASKTNFALIGTFGSLLWATSPGREEADWYRRRLGEYRWTLSVSSKPGEGKGLTEFAMTMLDISTGLLKQLPEKPSMSRNGSHADLSVSAPPIFSGGILDSLGTRPSAPEMSAMYSPRTDDEEEEEEIDSSDDDMEDYPTRM, encoded by the coding sequence ATGGCCAATGTTGGCGGCCCGACCATGCTTAAACGTACGCTCGGCCTCCAGGATGATCGCTACAGCCAGTACATTGGTCCTACTACAGACTTTGAACCTtcactcatcaacctctcctCCTTTGATCCCCATGACGAAAGTCTACTATCAAGAGGCACTCTTCGCAAAGTCAGCGAACACGATACTTTCTTGATGCTTCCTGACTCCAGCACTCCAGGACACGAACATGTGACGCAAGACGCCGATCATGTCGAATCCATCGTGGCACCCCACGGCAGACGTCTCATCGACATATACTTTCGAGTCGTGCACCCAGGATTTCCTATCATCCAAAAACATGTCTTCATGGAAAAGTATGAAAGATCTTACCGAGAGTTTTCGCCACCATTACTAGCAGCTGTGTACATCCTTGCCATCAATTGGTGGGACCAAAGTGAGGAACTGGCTGGTTTGCCACGACCCAATGTTAGAGAGCTCGAGAGCATCGTCCGTACAactcttgatgaagccacTTTTCGACCCAAGCTTTCAACTATTCAGGCCGGTCTACTTCTTTCCCAGAGGCCCGAGGGTGACCAGTGGGCCCCTACCGCCCAACTTGTTGCACTTGGTCATGAATTGGGGTTGCACTTGGATTGTACTGGTTGGAAAATACCACCGTGGGAGAAGGGCCTGAGAAAACGATTGGCTTGGGCACTTTACATGCAGGACAAATGGGGTGCCCTCGTTCACGGGCGGCCATCACACATTTTTGCTACTAACTGGGGCGTTCAGCCTCTAACAGCAAATGACTTTCCTGACGTCGAATGGGACGAGAACGACCcggaggagaagctcgatATTGAGAAGGGAAGGGTGTTATTTACACGAGTGGTACAACTTTCGGAAATACTCTCCGAAATTCTGGACACTTTCTATACTCTTCAAGCCATGAACACGGTTGCAAATGCAGGTAAACAAGGGACGCAGCTAGTTTTGTCGCTTGCGAAACCCATTCAGCTCAAATTGAAGGAGTGGTACGGAGGCCTACCGCAATTGATTCGCCTCGACTCTTCGTACTCTTCTCTTAACCCTTCATCAAACAGGTTGTCGAGTATTGGATATCTCCATCTGGCATACTTTGCGGCCGAAATTACGCTCCATAGACGAATCATCCGATCATTGGCTTCTCCGTCTAGCTCTGTCGACTCATACGTACAGCACATCTGTCGCAGTGCCGCCAAAGCACGCCTCATCTCTGCCATGGACTTTGTCAACAGACTTGGACCCAACCATTTGCGTTCGTTTTGGTACTTCGCTTCCAAGACTAACTTTGCATTGATTGGCACATTTGGATCTCTCCTTTGGGCAACATCACCTGGGCGCGAGGAAGCGGATTGGTATCGAAGACGTTTGGGAGAGTATAGATGGACTCTCTCAGTTAGCTCGAAACCTGGGGAAGGCAAGGGTTTGACTGAGTTTGCCATGACAATGTTGGATATCTCCACGGGCCTGCTCAAGCAGCTCCCCGAAAAACCCTCCATGAGTAGGAATGGGAGTCATGCGGACCTTTCGGTTTCCGCGCCACCCATTTTCAGTGGTGGCATTCTTGACAGCTTGGGCACCAGGCCCAGTGCGCCAGAAATGAGCGCCATGTATAGTCCACGGAcggatgatgaggaagaagaggaggagataGACAGCAGTGACGATGACATGGAAGACTATCCTACACGGATGTAA